The following coding sequences are from one Nodularia sp. LEGE 06071 window:
- a CDS encoding Uma2 family endonuclease gives MIAVKNRADRVVLYNISWQQFENLLQDLGESRAARIAYDCGTLEIMTPLPEHEHYKEVISDLVKDIADTLDLDYESYGSTTWKRESRMAGLEPDNCFYVQNEAAIRGRLDLDLRQDPPPDLALEIDVTSKSLNRFPIYARLGVPEVWCYDSGELKIYLLQNDEYIESQTSLVFPSLPIRELPRLIEEHRTEGRRAMRKAVRRWVKSVSD, from the coding sequence ATGATAGCTGTGAAAAATCGAGCCGATAGAGTCGTACTTTACAACATTAGCTGGCAACAGTTTGAAAACCTTTTGCAGGATTTAGGAGAAAGTCGTGCAGCCAGAATAGCTTATGATTGCGGAACTTTGGAAATTATGACCCCTTTACCAGAACACGAACACTATAAAGAAGTAATTAGTGATTTAGTTAAAGATATTGCTGATACCCTTGATTTAGATTATGAAAGTTATGGTTCAACTACCTGGAAGCGAGAAAGCCGCATGGCTGGTTTAGAACCAGATAATTGTTTTTATGTCCAAAATGAAGCAGCGATTAGGGGTAGGTTAGATTTAGATTTACGCCAAGACCCGCCCCCAGATTTAGCATTAGAAATTGATGTTACTAGTAAATCTTTAAATCGATTTCCCATTTATGCGCGGTTGGGTGTTCCTGAAGTTTGGTGTTATGACTCAGGAGAATTGAAGATTTATCTCTTGCAGAATGACGAATATATAGAATCTCAAACAAGTTTAGTTTTTCCTAGTTTACCAATTCGGGAGTTACCCAGGTTGATTGAAGAACATCGCACCGAGGGGAGAAGGGCGATGAGAAAAGCGGTAAGAAGATGGGTAAAATCTGTGTCAGATTAG
- a CDS encoding adenosine deaminase: MALYAELHRHLGGSVVPRVLWRYFERHATDLISRFAEYSDFEDFYTRPRNTLDEYLELHTLVESVQTVETLPYFIYRLLRGAYIFENLAYLELRYTPYLRTPEHLSQTQRIDKMAEIVEVVGKASHLPEYPIVTSQILCMHSRLPYEVNRAIIELAVQNKQYVCGIDVAGGDRYYEERLEEWISLYDYARSQGINTTGHLYETTDGCYPRLLPYLMRIGHGIQIPLLSPELLTDIARRGQCLEVCPTTYLKTGTLQDIRQLKLVFDRCFAAGVDIAICTDNAGLHNMRLPFEYENLLTYDIINFEQLQACQNAAFRHAFAWPHNQPPASILNRLLKPELPKVLAITD, from the coding sequence ATGGCGTTATATGCTGAGTTACATAGACATCTGGGGGGTTCCGTTGTTCCCCGCGTTTTGTGGCGATACTTTGAGCGCCATGCGACCGATTTAATTTCTCGTTTTGCTGAATATTCAGACTTTGAGGACTTTTACACCCGTCCTCGCAATACTTTAGATGAGTATCTAGAATTACATACTTTAGTAGAAAGTGTCCAAACTGTAGAAACTTTACCCTACTTTATTTATCGCTTGTTGCGCGGTGCTTATATCTTTGAAAATTTGGCATATTTAGAATTACGCTATACACCATACTTACGGACACCAGAACATCTGAGTCAAACCCAAAGAATTGACAAGATGGCAGAAATTGTGGAGGTGGTAGGAAAAGCTAGTCATTTACCAGAATATCCCATTGTGACTAGCCAAATTCTCTGTATGCACTCGCGTTTACCTTATGAGGTGAATCGGGCAATAATTGAGTTGGCGGTGCAGAATAAACAGTACGTTTGTGGGATTGATGTGGCTGGTGGCGATCGCTATTATGAAGAACGTCTAGAAGAATGGATTAGCTTGTATGATTATGCGCGATCGCAGGGCATCAACACAACTGGACACCTTTACGAAACCACAGATGGCTGTTACCCCAGACTCTTACCCTACCTGATGCGAATTGGTCACGGTATCCAAATTCCCCTGTTATCTCCAGAATTATTAACAGATATAGCTAGACGGGGACAGTGTTTGGAAGTTTGCCCCACAACTTACCTGAAAACAGGTACTTTACAGGATATCCGGCAACTGAAATTAGTTTTTGATCGTTGTTTTGCAGCTGGGGTAGATATTGCGATTTGTACTGATAACGCTGGACTGCATAATATGCGCCTACCCTTTGAGTACGAGAATCTCTTGACTTACGACATCATTAATTTTGAACAACTGCAAGCTTGTCAAAATGCAGCTTTCCGTCATGCTTTTGCTTGGCCTCACAATCAACCACCTGCATCTATATTAAACAGACTACTGAAACCTGAACTTCCGAAAGTTTTAGCAATCACAGATTAG
- a CDS encoding ferredoxin-thioredoxin reductase variable chain yields the protein MQVEMLVEQQKLDINVAMKVGDRVRVKESVVVYHEPDHRGQACDIKGTEGEVIGIATEWQGRPVSANLPILVRFTKKFKAHLRENELEVI from the coding sequence ATGCAGGTGGAGATGCTTGTGGAACAGCAAAAGCTAGATATAAATGTTGCTATGAAAGTTGGCGATCGCGTCCGTGTTAAAGAGTCGGTTGTAGTATATCATGAGCCTGATCATCGCGGTCAGGCTTGTGACATCAAAGGTACAGAAGGTGAAGTCATCGGTATTGCTACTGAATGGCAAGGTAGACCAGTCAGCGCTAATCTGCCAATTTTAGTCAGGTTTACTAAAAAATTTAAAGCTCATTTACGTGAAAATGAGCTAGAAGTCATTTAA
- a CDS encoding adenylosuccinate synthase — MANVIVIGAQWGDEGKGKITDLLSRSADVVVRYQGGVNAGHTIVVEGQTFKLHLIPSGILYPNTECIIGCGTVIDPQVLIAELDQLEALNISTAKLLISETAHVTMPYHRLIDQASEERRGSYKIGTTGRGIGPTYADKSERTGIRILDLMDPEALREKLEWTINYKNTILEKLYNLPPLNPQEVIEQYLGYAERLRPYVVDTSLKIYDSILKRRNILFEGAQGTLLDLDHGTYPYVTSSNPVAGGACVGTGLGPTMIDRVIGVSKAYTTRVGEGPFPTELHGKVGELLCDRGAEFGTTTGRKRRCGWFDAVIGRYAVRINGMDCMALTKLDVLDELEEIQVCVAYEIDGDRCEHFPTSSRRFAQCRPIYKTLPGWQVSTSECRTLEDLPQQALDYLKFLAELMEVPIAIVSLGASRDQTIIVEDPIHGPKRALLHPDGTPASLLSA; from the coding sequence TTGGCTAACGTAATTGTCATAGGTGCCCAATGGGGCGATGAAGGAAAAGGTAAAATAACAGATTTACTCAGCCGCTCCGCAGATGTGGTGGTACGTTACCAAGGGGGAGTGAACGCTGGACATACCATAGTAGTCGAAGGTCAAACCTTTAAGCTGCACTTAATCCCCTCTGGTATTCTGTACCCAAATACTGAGTGTATTATTGGCTGTGGAACAGTCATAGATCCACAGGTATTAATCGCAGAACTCGATCAACTAGAAGCATTAAATATTTCTACTGCCAAGCTGTTAATATCTGAGACAGCCCATGTGACGATGCCCTATCATCGGTTGATTGACCAGGCATCAGAGGAGCGACGCGGAAGTTATAAAATCGGCACCACAGGTAGAGGCATTGGCCCCACCTATGCTGATAAATCAGAGCGTACAGGCATCAGAATTTTAGATTTGATGGACCCGGAAGCGCTACGTGAAAAGTTGGAATGGACGATTAATTATAAAAACACAATTTTAGAAAAACTTTACAACCTCCCGCCTTTAAATCCCCAAGAAGTAATTGAGCAATATCTTGGTTACGCCGAACGCTTACGGCCTTACGTGGTTGATACATCATTAAAAATATATGATTCCATCCTGAAGCGGCGCAATATTTTGTTTGAAGGCGCACAAGGTACGCTTCTGGACTTAGATCATGGTACTTACCCCTATGTCACCTCTTCTAACCCGGTAGCGGGTGGGGCTTGCGTGGGTACGGGTCTAGGACCGACAATGATTGATCGGGTGATTGGAGTGTCAAAAGCCTACACCACACGGGTAGGAGAAGGGCCTTTTCCCACAGAATTGCATGGAAAAGTGGGAGAATTATTGTGCGATCGCGGTGCGGAATTTGGCACAACTACAGGACGTAAGCGGCGCTGTGGCTGGTTTGATGCTGTTATCGGTCGCTATGCCGTGCGAATTAATGGTATGGACTGTATGGCCCTTACCAAACTCGATGTTCTCGACGAATTAGAGGAAATTCAAGTCTGTGTCGCCTATGAAATAGATGGCGATCGCTGCGAACACTTCCCCACTAGTTCCCGGCGGTTTGCTCAATGTCGCCCGATTTACAAAACCCTCCCAGGATGGCAGGTATCGACGAGCGAATGTCGTACCCTGGAAGACTTGCCACAGCAAGCACTAGACTACCTGAAATTCTTAGCCGAATTGATGGAAGTTCCCATTGCGATCGTCTCTTTAGGAGCTAGTCGCGATCAAACTATCATCGTTGAAGACCCAATTCACGGGCCAAAACGTGCCTTATTGCATCCTGACGGTACACCCGCCTCTTTGCTAAGTGCTTAG
- a CDS encoding rhodanese-like domain-containing protein — translation MSSDLVAEVHDLKSRLEWGQPAFTIIDVRDRHTYNHNRITGAIPIPLDELVERAKSALHKEREIYIYGDIDTQAGYAVQLLRAAGFINASVLRGGLTAWKTVGGATEGVAA, via the coding sequence ATGAGTAGTGATCTAGTTGCTGAAGTTCATGATCTAAAGTCTCGTCTGGAATGGGGTCAACCAGCGTTTACAATCATAGATGTGCGCGATCGCCACACTTACAATCACAATCGCATCACTGGGGCTATCCCAATTCCCTTAGATGAGTTAGTAGAACGCGCTAAATCTGCACTACACAAGGAACGCGAGATTTACATCTATGGGGATATCGACACACAAGCAGGCTATGCTGTGCAATTATTACGAGCAGCTGGGTTTATTAATGCCAGTGTACTCAGAGGCGGTTTAACAGCCTGGAAAACAGTTGGTGGTGCTACAGAAGGCGTAGCTGCTTAA
- a CDS encoding tetratricopeptide repeat protein yields MKVVQENHSQMTLRLLPWSMWLFGAFLTSAGLIFAGLGVTEETFSCRRDTTAPATCQLSSKGVLWSNPNYDVFPLKDIQGTKIDNFTDYEDQRRYRLLILTNSREISPINTDFSAQKRVREWQEDIELFLKDTQRQNLVIEYNNRFYIYVIAVVLTVAGLVIAVIFSKVFLCNIDKTLGKLTLAKYGLVSGSKAEYKIFDIRGITLQTPEDNSEGIAAYRVALVMKSGEYIPIISNYSFGAKILQQQQIADRISQFLNLEFIQVMSVPEIFSTLEDIPRLLSMNQEECDAKLAYLQQAIMNNGNDAEANYLYGLALGALQRYQEAQPFLEAAKRLFGWEGKKQRVQEIDSLLTSRSQKL; encoded by the coding sequence ATGAAAGTTGTTCAAGAAAACCATAGTCAGATGACTCTACGCCTACTTCCCTGGTCTATGTGGTTATTCGGTGCTTTCTTAACTAGTGCTGGTTTGATATTCGCAGGTTTAGGAGTAACAGAAGAAACTTTTAGCTGTCGCCGTGACACTACTGCACCCGCAACTTGTCAACTTTCTAGCAAAGGTGTACTGTGGTCAAACCCAAATTACGACGTTTTCCCTCTAAAGGATATTCAAGGAACAAAAATTGATAATTTTACAGATTATGAAGATCAGCGTAGATATCGGTTACTCATATTAACAAATAGCCGCGAAATTTCCCCTATTAATACAGATTTTTCTGCTCAAAAAAGAGTTAGAGAATGGCAAGAAGACATTGAGTTATTCCTCAAAGATACTCAGAGACAGAATTTAGTAATTGAATATAATAATCGATTTTATATTTATGTGATTGCTGTTGTCCTCACAGTTGCGGGTTTGGTAATTGCAGTTATATTCAGCAAAGTTTTTCTTTGCAATATAGACAAAACATTAGGAAAATTGACTTTAGCCAAATATGGTTTAGTAAGTGGTTCTAAAGCAGAATATAAAATCTTTGATATTCGTGGCATAACTCTACAAACACCAGAGGACAATAGCGAAGGTATTGCAGCCTATAGAGTGGCTCTAGTTATGAAATCTGGGGAGTATATACCAATTATTTCTAACTACAGTTTCGGTGCGAAAATCCTTCAACAGCAGCAAATAGCTGATCGTATTAGCCAGTTTCTCAATTTAGAATTTATTCAGGTGATGTCAGTCCCAGAAATATTTTCTACACTTGAGGATATACCAAGACTGTTATCAATGAATCAGGAAGAATGTGACGCTAAACTTGCATATTTGCAACAAGCGATTATGAATAATGGCAATGATGCTGAGGCAAATTATCTGTATGGTTTGGCTTTGGGAGCATTACAGCGATATCAGGAAGCTCAACCTTTTTTAGAAGCAGCAAAACGACTTTTTGGTTGGGAAGGGAAAAAGCAGAGAGTTCAAGAAATCGATTCTCTTTTAACTTCGCGAAGTCAAAAATTATGA
- the rplY gene encoding 50S ribosomal protein L25, whose amino-acid sequence MAIKVESQKRPEGSKPNALRRSGFIPANLYGHKGAESISLVVDAKTVERMLKQADVNKTEIELNIPELEWTGTTVLREVQSHPAKGFIYHLSFFASPKD is encoded by the coding sequence ATGGCTATTAAAGTCGAATCTCAAAAGCGACCAGAAGGTAGTAAGCCCAATGCTTTACGCCGTTCTGGTTTTATCCCTGCCAATTTGTACGGTCACAAAGGTGCCGAATCAATTTCTCTAGTAGTTGACGCTAAAACCGTTGAGCGTATGCTCAAACAAGCTGATGTTAACAAAACAGAGATTGAACTGAATATCCCTGAACTGGAATGGACAGGTACCACTGTACTCAGAGAAGTTCAATCCCATCCAGCTAAAGGCTTTATCTACCATCTGAGCTTTTTTGCATCTCCTAAAGACTAA
- a CDS encoding PIN domain-containing protein, which translates to MNVRDLFPGYYQPTEEDFTELWKECVFSFDTNVLLHIYRYSPKTRERLFDILQKLQERIWIPHQVAYEIHKNKLTVISKQFGAYKEIQKILDGNLNIGSLKDQLVKNYKNHPYIDVSQIIETIEVAIAKVKKDLQVTQEEHPDLVKDEELWNKLIDIIDGRVGKPYCQDKLKEVYKQAEQRFKDLIPPGYKDIKDKPIPDRYGDPILWLQLIDHAKTENKSIIFVTDDKKEDWWLEHNGKTISPRPELVQEMLTEAGVKFYMYQSDKFLEYAEDFLKLPEQPEVIEEAREIREQNTNYVNLISEARRLNITELNKLISPITAPSPLFLAELDKLRTPITEPSRLLFAELDKLITFAELDKLIKPITEDLRLNLKESLRLKPLKELGLNPDDYKLP; encoded by the coding sequence ATGAATGTACGTGATTTATTCCCTGGCTATTATCAACCTACAGAGGAAGATTTTACTGAACTATGGAAGGAATGTGTTTTTTCCTTTGATACCAACGTTTTGCTTCATATCTATAGATACTCTCCTAAAACTAGAGAAAGATTATTTGATATTCTCCAAAAGCTTCAGGAAAGGATATGGATTCCTCATCAAGTTGCTTATGAAATCCATAAAAACAAGTTAACTGTGATATCTAAACAGTTTGGAGCTTACAAAGAAATCCAAAAGATATTGGATGGTAATTTAAATATAGGCTCATTAAAAGATCAATTAGTTAAAAATTATAAAAATCATCCTTATATTGATGTAAGTCAAATTATAGAAACTATTGAAGTCGCAATAGCTAAAGTTAAAAAAGATTTGCAAGTCACACAAGAAGAACATCCAGATTTGGTAAAAGATGAAGAATTGTGGAATAAATTAATAGACATTATAGATGGTAGGGTTGGTAAACCATATTGCCAAGATAAATTAAAGGAGGTTTATAAACAAGCCGAACAGAGATTTAAAGATTTAATACCTCCAGGTTATAAAGATATTAAGGATAAACCAATACCAGATAGATATGGCGATCCTATACTTTGGTTACAATTAATTGACCATGCAAAAACCGAGAACAAATCTATCATTTTTGTGACAGATGATAAAAAGGAAGATTGGTGGTTAGAGCATAATGGGAAAACTATCAGTCCCCGACCAGAGTTAGTACAAGAAATGCTAACTGAAGCTGGCGTTAAATTTTATATGTATCAATCTGATAAATTTTTAGAATATGCAGAAGACTTTTTAAAGCTTCCAGAACAGCCAGAAGTCATTGAAGAAGCTAGAGAAATTAGGGAACAGAATACAAATTATGTCAATCTGATATCAGAAGCACGTCGTTTAAATATAACAGAATTAAATAAGTTAATAAGTCCTATAACTGCACCAAGCCCTTTATTTTTGGCAGAATTGGATAAGTTAAGAACCCCTATAACTGAACCAAGCCGTTTACTTTTTGCAGAATTGGATAAGTTAATAACTTTTGCAGAATTGGATAAGTTAATAAAACCTATAACTGAAGACCTTCGTTTAAATCTAAAAGAATCGCTTCGATTAAAGCCTTTAAAAGAATTAGGTTTAAATCCAGATGATTATAAATTGCCTTAA
- a CDS encoding YdcF family protein: MFLYFSKLLPLFFYPLGVVSISLIVALVTLWKRPRIAAIAISLALTLLLVSSNGWVAKSLVRSLEWQHLPPSPVPNAEAIVVLGGATKSAYPPRPTVDLSEAGDRVIYAAQLYRQQKAPMIILSGGRIDWRGGGNPESADMADILTSLGIPSEVIIQEPESLNTYQNAVNVQKILASRGIGKVLLVTSAMHMPRSLKIFQRLGMDVIAAPTDFLVSQGELQELSSTPKAAILNLLPDTNNLHQFTSALKEYIGSFVYSWRGWL, encoded by the coding sequence ATGTTTTTATATTTTTCTAAGTTACTACCACTATTTTTTTATCCTCTGGGAGTAGTGAGTATCAGCTTGATTGTGGCTTTGGTAACGTTGTGGAAACGACCACGCATAGCAGCGATCGCTATTTCTTTGGCTTTAACTTTATTGCTGGTTTCCAGTAATGGTTGGGTGGCGAAATCCTTGGTGCGATCGCTGGAATGGCAACATCTCCCTCCTAGCCCAGTCCCGAATGCAGAGGCCATTGTCGTTTTAGGTGGGGCGACGAAATCAGCCTATCCGCCCCGGCCGACTGTGGATTTAAGTGAAGCAGGCGATCGCGTCATTTATGCAGCGCAGTTATATCGCCAACAGAAAGCCCCCATGATTATTCTCAGTGGAGGACGTATCGATTGGCGTGGTGGTGGTAACCCAGAATCGGCAGATATGGCAGATATCCTCACATCTCTTGGTATTCCCTCTGAGGTAATTATCCAGGAACCGGAATCTCTGAATACTTATCAAAATGCGGTAAATGTCCAGAAAATTTTAGCATCTCGTGGAATTGGTAAAGTATTATTAGTGACTTCGGCAATGCATATGCCGCGATCGCTGAAAATTTTCCAGCGTCTAGGTATGGATGTGATTGCTGCTCCTACTGATTTTCTCGTCAGTCAAGGTGAACTGCAAGAACTCAGCAGTACTCCCAAAGCCGCTATCCTCAATTTATTACCTGACACCAATAACCTACATCAATTTACTAGCGCCCTCAAAGAATACATTGGCAGTTTTGTCTATAGTTGGCGCGGTTGGCTGTGA
- a CDS encoding AAA family ATPase, which translates to MTEVNLPVLIQQMLQPGFYPHAVTEPIQLIQTHISYVLLTGDYAYKLKKPVNFGFLDFSTLEKRKHFCQEELRLNQRGAAELYLEVLPVTMVDEQHHLGGAGKAVEYALKMRQFPQELLFSTLFEQGKLNETHLEDLGQVVAQYHGKSATDDYIRSFGEVPQVRAAIDENYQQTEKYIGGPQTQKQFQETKQYTDNFFLERPELFTSRVENNYIRECHGDLHLRNIALWHDKITLFDCIEFNEPFRFVDVMYDVAFTVMDLEARHSPNLANAFLNTYVEQTGDWEGLQVLPLYLSRQAYVRAKVTSFLLDDPGVPATAKAEAAKTAAEYYHQAWEYTKPKAGKLILMSGVSGSGKSTTAKYLARELKAIQIRSDAVRKHLGGISLWERGGDDLYTPEMTQKTYARLLDLGIMLAKQGFNVILDAKYDKEQLRQEAIAQAEKSQLPLQIIYCTAPLEVVQERLAKRTGDIADATVDLLTSQLQQAEAFTAEEKPYVQIWDTTQPPQTQLK; encoded by the coding sequence ATGACAGAAGTAAATCTTCCAGTTTTAATTCAGCAGATGTTACAGCCGGGATTTTATCCCCATGCAGTTACAGAACCAATTCAACTGATTCAAACTCATATTTCCTATGTATTACTCACGGGAGATTACGCCTATAAGCTGAAAAAACCAGTAAATTTTGGCTTTTTGGATTTTTCCACCTTAGAGAAACGCAAACATTTTTGTCAGGAAGAATTGCGGTTGAATCAACGCGGCGCTGCTGAACTGTATTTGGAAGTATTGCCTGTGACGATGGTCGATGAGCAACATCATCTAGGGGGAGCCGGAAAGGCTGTGGAATATGCCCTGAAAATGCGCCAGTTTCCCCAAGAGTTGCTATTTAGTACACTATTTGAGCAAGGTAAGTTAAATGAGACTCACCTAGAGGATTTGGGGCAAGTCGTGGCGCAATACCACGGGAAATCTGCAACTGATGATTATATTCGCAGTTTTGGCGAAGTGCCGCAGGTACGGGCAGCAATTGATGAGAATTACCAACAAACTGAAAAGTATATTGGTGGCCCTCAAACACAGAAACAGTTTCAGGAAACAAAGCAATATACAGACAACTTTTTTTTAGAGCGTCCAGAATTATTCACCAGCAGAGTTGAAAATAACTATATTCGCGAATGTCACGGTGATTTACACCTGAGAAATATTGCTCTGTGGCATGATAAAATTACCCTTTTTGACTGCATTGAGTTTAACGAGCCGTTTCGCTTTGTCGATGTCATGTATGATGTGGCGTTTACGGTGATGGATTTAGAGGCGCGACACAGCCCTAATTTGGCTAATGCGTTTTTGAATACCTACGTTGAGCAAACTGGCGATTGGGAAGGATTGCAGGTACTACCTTTGTATTTAAGCCGTCAGGCTTATGTGAGGGCAAAGGTGACTTCATTTCTGTTAGATGACCCCGGTGTGCCAGCAACAGCTAAGGCAGAGGCGGCAAAAACGGCGGCAGAATATTACCACCAGGCTTGGGAGTATACTAAACCCAAAGCCGGAAAACTGATTTTAATGTCTGGGGTGTCGGGTTCTGGAAAGTCTACCACGGCTAAATATTTAGCCCGTGAACTCAAGGCTATTCAAATTCGCTCCGATGCAGTGCGGAAACATTTGGGGGGAATTTCTCTTTGGGAACGTGGTGGGGATGATTTATATACCCCTGAGATGACCCAAAAAACTTATGCCCGATTGCTGGATTTGGGTATTATGCTGGCGAAGCAAGGTTTTAATGTAATTTTAGATGCCAAGTATGATAAGGAACAACTGAGACAAGAAGCGATCGCTCAAGCAGAAAAATCTCAGCTTCCCCTGCAAATTATTTACTGCACAGCACCTTTAGAAGTTGTGCAAGAGCGTCTGGCTAAACGCACGGGTGATATTGCTGATGCTACAGTCGATTTATTAACATCGCAACTTCAGCAAGCCGAAGCATTTACCGCAGAGGAAAAACCCTATGTGCAAATTTGGGATACAACTCAACCACCACAGACACAACTAAAATAA
- a CDS encoding protein phosphatase 2C domain-containing protein: MISTQRIIYCVNPGCTHPINPVGESVCASCQTPLVHRYLWASGSLAAAILPKTKVLDRYEVITPQVWLDTQPGLPPTVPEELPKEVIPYLRLYQERLHLPEVYGLVYAAEAGADDILLLENVPIDETGNLYPSIAEAWEKATAVRQVYWLWQILQLWKPLSELGVAHSLLMPDNLRSQGWCVRLLELHHTAATQKPSLADLAQSWQPWVASVNTPVSQELENIVQQMCSTEIELKTISTQLNTLLLATAAELPFSLKVAGATDVGPQLRQNEDNCYPMATSDLDDPILPRLTIVCDGIGGHQGGEVASQLAVQSLKLQIRALLTEVEAQTEPVPPDLFQEQLEASLRVVNNVLCACNDEQKRQGRERMATTLVMAVQVPQRVPTTSGWQSDNAHELYLANIGDSRAYWITPNYCQLLTVDDIVATREVRSARSLYRPALERIDATALTQALGTKDAEFLHIVIKRFIVEEDGVLLLCSDGLSDHNWVEKSWQDYVIPVLAGQISVADTVSNWINFANEKNGHDNTSVVMTLCRVSREYLVPVTPLLLPEEPEKLEELEEPEEESSLAESSQALLDLDLTLDNLPDSPIPTPVKSPIQRKPVVLIGGLLAVLVAATSLGLLAWWEVNPQGFQQICRQLPQRIQPICPKPSK, from the coding sequence ATGATTTCGACACAGCGAATAATTTATTGCGTCAATCCAGGCTGTACTCACCCCATTAATCCTGTGGGGGAGAGTGTTTGTGCAAGTTGCCAAACTCCTTTAGTTCACCGCTATCTCTGGGCTAGTGGTTCCTTAGCAGCTGCCATTTTACCCAAAACTAAAGTGCTAGATAGGTATGAGGTGATCACACCGCAGGTTTGGTTAGATACTCAGCCGGGGTTACCGCCAACAGTTCCTGAAGAGTTACCAAAAGAGGTTATCCCTTATTTAAGGCTATACCAAGAGCGTTTGCACCTACCGGAAGTGTATGGCTTGGTTTACGCCGCAGAAGCAGGTGCAGATGATATCCTCTTGCTGGAAAATGTGCCGATAGATGAGACAGGAAATCTTTACCCCAGCATTGCGGAAGCATGGGAAAAAGCCACGGCGGTGAGACAAGTTTACTGGCTATGGCAAATTCTCCAACTGTGGAAACCTTTATCAGAGTTAGGAGTTGCCCATAGTTTACTGATGCCAGATAATTTGCGATCGCAAGGTTGGTGTGTCCGACTATTGGAACTTCACCACACAGCAGCTACTCAGAAACCGAGTTTGGCTGATTTAGCTCAATCTTGGCAGCCTTGGGTGGCATCTGTAAATACCCCAGTATCCCAAGAATTAGAAAATATCGTGCAACAGATGTGTAGCACTGAGATAGAGTTAAAAACCATTTCTACTCAACTCAATACCTTATTACTTGCAACGGCGGCAGAATTACCATTCAGCCTGAAAGTGGCAGGGGCAACCGATGTTGGACCCCAATTGCGGCAAAATGAAGATAATTGTTATCCGATGGCTACTAGCGACCTAGATGACCCCATACTGCCACGATTGACGATTGTTTGTGATGGCATTGGTGGACACCAAGGCGGTGAGGTTGCTAGTCAATTGGCTGTACAGTCACTGAAATTGCAAATCCGGGCGTTGTTAACGGAAGTAGAAGCACAAACTGAACCAGTTCCGCCTGATTTATTCCAAGAACAACTAGAAGCCAGTTTGCGGGTCGTGAATAACGTCCTATGCGCTTGTAATGACGAACAGAAACGCCAAGGCAGAGAACGCATGGCCACAACCCTGGTGATGGCAGTACAAGTGCCGCAACGAGTGCCAACGACCTCTGGATGGCAATCAGATAATGCCCATGAACTTTATTTAGCTAATATTGGCGATAGTCGTGCTTATTGGATAACTCCCAACTACTGCCAGTTACTAACAGTAGATGATATTGTGGCGACGCGAGAAGTGCGTTCTGCCCGCAGTCTATATCGTCCAGCGCTAGAGAGAATAGATGCAACTGCCCTCACCCAAGCATTGGGGACAAAAGATGCCGAATTTCTACACATTGTAATTAAACGCTTTATTGTGGAAGAAGACGGAGTATTGCTGCTGTGTTCGGATGGTTTAAGTGATCATAATTGGGTAGAAAAATCTTGGCAGGATTATGTCATCCCTGTATTAGCAGGTCAAATTTCAGTTGCAGATACTGTCAGCAATTGGATTAATTTCGCAAATGAGAAAAATGGTCATGATAATACTTCTGTCGTGATGACTCTTTGCCGAGTATCCAGAGAATATTTAGTGCCAGTCACTCCATTATTGCTTCCTGAAGAACCTGAAAAACTTGAAGAACTTGAAGAACCTGAAGAAGAATCTTCCTTGGCGGAAAGTTCCCAAGCACTACTGGATTTGGATTTGACACTTGATAATCTGCCAGATTCACCCATCCCTACCCCAGTCAAATCACCAATTCAGCGTAAACCTGTGGTGCTAATTGGGGGATTATTGGCTGTGCTGGTAGCGGCTACAAGTCTGGGATTATTGGCTTGGTGGGAAGTTAATCCGCAAGGATTTCAACAGATATGTCGGCAACTTCCCCAAAGAATCCAACCAATATGTCCCAAACCAAGTAAGTAG